The following are from one region of the Papaver somniferum cultivar HN1 unplaced genomic scaffold, ASM357369v1 unplaced-scaffold_132, whole genome shotgun sequence genome:
- the LOC113332892 gene encoding protein FAM50A-like, with protein MVTSSSSDYDYSSISSDEDSKVSETKISVEESRAKMDQSLKKAKEAINDMSLDQLKTARDRFSKRIVEDEILAEYREKRLRIQRRRLVVEEKLRSRPDGVASNSDVGEEEPVWKPRERKIKLHRLTREIERLVEADLEAERKKEEYWDAMYSDPDEREDFSDDSSSDSEEELEEDSTEDDDGDDESDD; from the coding sequence atggtgacttccagcagcagtgattatgattattccTCTATATCTTCTGACGAGGATTCCAAGGTTTCAGAGACGAAGATTTCTGTAGAAGAATCTCGCGCCAAGATGGACCAATCATTGAAGAAGGCTAAGGAAGCCATAAACGACATGTCTCTTGATCAGCTGAAGACTGCCCGTGATAGATTCTCGAAGAGGATAGTCGAGGATGAGATTCTAGCTGAGTACCGGGAGAAGAGGCTTCGAATTCAGCGCAGACGGTTAGTTGTCGAGGAGAAGCTTcgctctcgtcctgatggtgtagCCTCGAATTCAGACGTTGGAGAAGAAGAACCCGTATGGAAGCCAAGGGAACGCAAAATTAAGCTACACCGTCTCACCAGGGAGATTGAGCGATTAGTTGAGGCTGATCTTGAAGCTGAACGCAAAAAAGAAGAGTACTGGGATGCAATGTACAGCGACCCTGATGAAAGAGAGGACTTCAGTGACGATTCTAGCAGTGATTCTGAGGAAGAGCTTGAAGAGGATTCCACGgaagatgatgatggtgatgacgaATCCGACGATTAG